GCGTTGTTCTCGCAGGGGATGATTGGCTAACTGTCGGCAGGCTGACCGCGCTGCCTCAATATCGCCACTGGCTTGATAGGCCGTGGCCAGCCAATAGCGAATGTCCGCCCCGATCGCAGTTGCGACACCAGCCTGTTCCGCTGCCGCTTCAAGGGCTGCGATCGCCTGTCGATAGTCTCCGCGAGCGATCGCCGCTTGCCCGATCGCTAACCCCTGCTCTGGCGAAACTGAATCGAGGTCGCTCATTGCCAGGGTTGATGAGCCTCGTGATAGCCCGAGCCAACAATCATCGTGCCAATGCCCGCATCTGTGAAAATCTCCAGCAGCAGAGCATGGGGAATGCGGCCATCAATGATGTGAGCCGCACGCACACCTTGAGCTAGGGACCGAATACAACAATCCACTTTGGGAATCATGCCGCCGCCCACAACCCCTTGGGCAATCAGCTCACGGCTCTGGGGAATATTGAGTCGCGGAATCAAACTTTCGGGATGCTTCGGGTCTTCAAGAATGCCACGGGTGTCCGTCAGCAGAATCAGCTTTTCTGCATTCAGGGCAGCGGCAATTTCACCGGCAACCGTATCGGCATTGATGTTGTAAGACTGACCTTTCTCATCAGCGGCCACGCTGGAAATAACAGGGATGTAGCCCCGCTCCAGCAACGGTTCAATCACTTCACTGTTGACGCTGTTGACTTCGCCAACAAAGCCAATTCCT
The sequence above is a segment of the Synechococcus elongatus PCC 11801 genome. Coding sequences within it:
- the argB gene encoding acetylglutamate kinase; translated protein: MSSEFIEAGAADRVRILSEALPYLQQFAGRTVVVKYGGAAMKQEELKEAVMRDIVFLACVGMRPVVVHGGGPEINAWLGRVGIEPQFHNGLRVTDAATMDVVEMVLVGRVNKDIVSRINTTGGRAVGFCGTDGRLVLARPHDQEGIGFVGEVNSVNSEVIEPLLERGYIPVISSVAADEKGQSYNINADTVAGEIAAALNAEKLILLTDTRGILEDPKHPESLIPRLNIPQSRELIAQGVVGGGMIPKVDCCIRSLAQGVRAAHIIDGRIPHALLLEIFTDAGIGTMIVGSGYHEAHQPWQ